A stretch of the Rhinoderma darwinii isolate aRhiDar2 chromosome 3, aRhiDar2.hap1, whole genome shotgun sequence genome encodes the following:
- the CYP1A1 gene encoding cytochrome P450 1A1, with protein MVLLWVLSSADSCPHTSALSHILQGISYTEDKMIDLVSSFAGISATEVLVASVVFSIVFLLIKTSRKNVPKGTMPVPGPMPLPLIGNLLSLSKNPHLSLTKMSETYGDVLQIQIGTKPVLVLSGLETLRQALLKQGEVFSARPDLFTFRHVGDGQSLTFSHDSGEVWKARRRLAHNALKAFAISPSLASSGTTLVEDHISKEVEYLIRKFAELIEEKGEFDHYRYVVVSVANVICAMCFGKRYSHDDQEFLDLVNLTDEFGAAAASGNPADFIPILQYLPSRTMKNFININKKFTSFTQKIVHEHYRTLDNNVIRDITDSLIQHSQEKKLDENSNVKLSEQKIVNIANDLFGAGFDTITTALSWSLMYLVAYPEIQEKIQIELDQVVGRERRPKLSDRAQLPYTEAFIFEMFRHSSFLPFTIPHCTTSDTVLNGYFIPKDICVLINQWQVNHDPKLWKDPFCFCPERFMTKDGMSVNKEESEKVMVFGLGKRRCLGEAIGRIEVFLFLTTMLQQMQFSKQEGEKLDMSPQYGLTMKHKRCHLNAKLRFPMMATD; from the exons ATGGTACTCCTGTGGGTACTCTCTAGCGCTGACTCCTGTCCACACACAAGTGCGTTATCTCACATCTTACAAGGGATATCATATACTGAAG acaaaATGATTGATTTGGTCAGCTCCTTTGCTGGtatatctgccacagaggtacttGTTGCCTCTGTGGTCTTCTCAATTGTCTTTCTGCTTATCAAGACCTCCAGAAAGAATGTCCCAAAAGGAACAATGCCAGTGCCTGGGCCAATGCCTTTGCCACTAATAGGAAATTTGCTTTCACTAAGCAAGAATCCGCACCTTAGCCTAACCAAGATGAGTGAGACCTATGGAGATGTGCTTCAAATCCAGATTGGCACAAAGCCTGTTTTAGTGTTAAGTGGACTGGAAACACTCCGACAGGCCCTGTTGAAGCAAGGTGAAGTGTTTTCTGCACGTCCCGACCTCTTTACCTTTCGTCATGTCGGTGATGGGCAGAGTCTGACATTCAGTCACGATTCTGGTGAAGTATGGAAAGCACGTCGTAGACTGGCACACAATGCCCTTAAGGCCTTTGCCATCTCTCCCTCCTTGGCATCTTCAGGAACAACTCTAGTGGAAGACCATATATCAAAAGAAGTTGAGTATCTAATAAGGAAATTTGCAGAGCTAATTGAAGAGAAAGGTGAATTTGACCATTATAGGTATGTGGTTGTTTCAGTGGCCAATGTCATCTGTGCAATGTGCTTTGGAAAACGATACAGCCACGATGACCAAGAGTTCCTGGACTTAGTCAACTTGACTGATGAGTTTGGAGCAgcggctgcatcaggaaatccagCTGATTTCATCCCTATACTTCAGTATCTACCAAGTCGCACCATGAAGAACTTTATCAATATCAATAAGAAGTTTACATCCTTCACACAGAAAATTGTTCATGAACACTACAGAACATTGGATAAT aACGTAATTCGGGATATTACTGACTCCCTTATTCAACATTCTCAAGAAAAAAAACTGGATGAAAACTCCAATGTCAAGTTATCAGAACAGAAAATTGTGAACATTGCAAATGACCTTTTTGGAGCTG GCTTTGATACAATTACAACTGCTTTGTCATGGAGTCTCATGTACCTGGTGGCCTACCCAGAAATACAAGAAAAGATTCAGATAGAACTTG ATCAGGTCGTTGGTAGAGAGAGAAGGCCAAAGTTATCAGACAGAGCTCAGCTGCCTTACACCGAAGCCTTCATCTTTGAGATGTTCCGCCATTCATCTTTCCTTCCCTTCACAATTCCGCACTG CACAACTTCTGATACCGTACTCAATGGTTACTTCATCCCTAAGGACATATGTGTGCTGATCAACCAGTGGCAAGTGAATCATGACCC GAAACTATGGAAAGACCCATTCTGTTTCTGCCCAGAACGTTTCATGACTAAAGATGGCATGTCAGTAAACAAAGAAGAGTCTGAAAAAGTCATGGTATTTGGTTTGGGCAAGAGAAGATGCCTTGGTGAGGCCATTGGGAGAATAGAAGTGTTCCTATTCCTCACCACCATGCTTCAGCAAATGCAGTTCTCCAAGCAAGAGGGAGAGAAACTGGACATGTCCCCACAGTATGGGCTGACAATGAAACATAAGCGGTGTCATCTTAATGCCAAACTCCGTTTCCCTATGATGGCTACCGATTAG